Proteins encoded together in one Paracoccus sp. SMMA_5_TC window:
- a CDS encoding DUF4174 domain-containing protein, which yields MKLKRLIFLMVVPLVAAMGERPAGEASGTRPYVRGEVPAARSEGAAPISGPAAAELRVLSASEATPADFLWQARPVVIFAQTAADPAFVEQLAALQRDPAPLLTRDVVVITDVDPAANSIWRQQLRPEGFSLVLMDKDGQVKQRKPVPWSVREISRAIDKFPLRLQEIGRAGLP from the coding sequence ATGAAACTGAAACGGTTGATTTTCCTGATGGTGGTGCCGCTGGTGGCGGCAATGGGCGAGCGGCCGGCGGGCGAGGCTTCGGGCACGCGCCCGTATGTGCGCGGCGAGGTGCCCGCAGCCCGAAGCGAGGGCGCGGCCCCAATATCGGGGCCGGCTGCGGCCGAACTGCGCGTGTTGTCCGCGTCCGAGGCAACCCCGGCCGACTTCCTGTGGCAGGCGCGGCCGGTGGTGATCTTTGCCCAGACCGCGGCCGATCCTGCCTTTGTCGAACAGCTCGCGGCCCTGCAGCGCGACCCGGCGCCGCTGTTGACGCGCGACGTGGTCGTCATCACCGATGTCGATCCGGCGGCCAACAGCATCTGGCGCCAGCAGCTGCGCCCCGAAGGCTTTTCGCTGGTGCTGATGGACAAGGATGGACAGGTCAAGCAGCGCAAGCCGGTGCCCTGGTCGGTGCGTGAAATCAGCCGCGCCATCGACAAGTTTCCCCTGCGCCTGCAGGAAATCGGTCGCGCCGGCCTGCCATGA
- a CDS encoding acetyl-CoA carboxylase biotin carboxylase subunit, with the protein MFKKILIANRGEIACRVIKTARKMGIRTVAVYSDADRNALHVKMADEAVHIGPPPASQSYIVIDKIMQAIRQTGAEAVHPGYGFLSENMKFAEALEKEGVVFIGPPSPAIEAMGDKITSKKIAQEAGVSTVPGYMGLIADADEAVRISDQIGYPVMIKASAGGGGKGMRIAWNEQEAREGFESSRNEAASSFGDDRIFIEKFVTQPRHIEIQVLADKHGNCVYLHERECSIQRRNQKVIEEAPSPFLDAATRKAMGEQACALARAVGYTSAGTVEFIVDADKNFYFLEMNTRLQVEHPVTELITGVDLVEQMIRVAAGEPLPFAQQDLTINGWAIESRLYAEDPYRNFLPSIGRLTRYRPPAETAAGPLLAADRWVPAHPGDTPPEAECGVRNDTGVYEGGEISMFYDPMIAKLCTWGPTRDQAIQQMRLALDEFEVEGIGHNLPFLSAVMDHPKFVSGEISTAFIAQEYPEGFTGATLPQSELLRIAAAAAAMHRVAEIRRCRITGRLDNHERHVGEHWVVTISGQEFPVRITADRQGSTVEVADSRLRVESDWRPGQSLARLTVDGAPLVMKVGRLPSGFRLRVRGADLQTYVRRPRAAELARLMPEKLPPDTSRFLLCPMPGLVVRINVGPGDEVQEGQALATVEAMKMENILRAERKAVVKSVNAQPGDSLKVDDVIIEFE; encoded by the coding sequence ATGTTCAAGAAAATCCTGATCGCCAACCGGGGCGAGATCGCCTGCCGTGTCATCAAGACCGCACGCAAGATGGGGATTCGGACGGTTGCCGTCTATTCCGACGCCGACCGCAATGCCCTGCATGTGAAGATGGCCGATGAGGCCGTGCACATCGGCCCGCCCCCGGCCAGTCAATCCTATATCGTGATCGACAAGATCATGCAGGCCATCCGCCAGACCGGCGCCGAGGCTGTGCATCCCGGCTATGGCTTTCTGTCCGAAAACATGAAATTCGCCGAGGCGCTGGAAAAGGAAGGCGTGGTGTTTATCGGCCCGCCCTCTCCCGCGATCGAGGCGATGGGCGACAAGATCACCTCGAAGAAGATCGCGCAAGAGGCCGGGGTCAGCACGGTGCCGGGCTACATGGGCCTGATCGCCGATGCCGACGAGGCGGTGCGGATTTCCGACCAGATCGGCTATCCGGTGATGATCAAGGCCAGCGCCGGCGGCGGCGGCAAGGGCATGCGCATCGCCTGGAACGAACAAGAGGCGCGCGAAGGCTTTGAAAGCTCGCGCAACGAGGCCGCCAGCAGCTTTGGCGACGACCGCATCTTCATCGAGAAATTCGTCACCCAGCCCCGGCACATCGAAATCCAGGTGCTGGCCGACAAGCACGGCAATTGCGTCTACCTGCACGAACGTGAATGCTCGATCCAGCGGCGCAACCAGAAGGTGATCGAGGAGGCCCCCTCGCCGTTCCTGGATGCGGCGACGCGCAAGGCCATGGGCGAACAGGCCTGCGCGCTGGCGCGTGCGGTCGGCTATACCAGCGCCGGCACAGTCGAGTTCATCGTCGATGCCGACAAGAATTTCTATTTCCTCGAAATGAACACCCGGCTGCAGGTTGAACATCCGGTGACCGAACTGATTACCGGCGTCGATCTGGTCGAACAGATGATCCGCGTCGCCGCGGGCGAGCCGCTGCCCTTTGCCCAGCAGGATCTGACCATCAACGGTTGGGCCATCGAAAGCCGGCTTTACGCCGAGGATCCCTATCGCAACTTCCTGCCGTCGATCGGGCGGCTGACCCGATATCGTCCGCCGGCGGAAACCGCTGCCGGGCCGCTGCTGGCCGCCGATCGCTGGGTGCCCGCGCATCCGGGCGACACCCCGCCCGAGGCCGAGTGCGGCGTGCGCAACGATACCGGCGTCTATGAAGGTGGCGAGATCAGCATGTTCTATGACCCGATGATCGCCAAGCTGTGCACCTGGGGGCCGACGCGCGATCAGGCGATCCAGCAGATGCGGCTGGCGCTGGACGAGTTCGAGGTCGAGGGCATCGGCCATAACCTGCCCTTCCTGTCGGCGGTGATGGATCACCCGAAATTCGTCTCGGGCGAGATTTCGACGGCCTTCATCGCCCAGGAATATCCCGAAGGCTTCACCGGCGCGACGCTGCCGCAATCGGAGCTGCTGCGAATTGCGGCGGCTGCGGCGGCCATGCATCGGGTTGCCGAAATCCGGCGCTGCCGGATCACCGGGCGGCTGGACAACCACGAACGCCACGTGGGTGAACACTGGGTGGTGACCATCTCGGGGCAAGAGTTTCCAGTGCGGATAACGGCCGACCGTCAGGGTTCGACCGTCGAGGTGGCAGACAGCCGGTTGCGCGTCGAAAGCGACTGGCGACCCGGACAATCGCTGGCGCGGCTGACCGTCGATGGCGCGCCCCTGGTGATGAAGGTCGGCCGCCTGCCTTCGGGCTTCCGGCTGCGGGTGCGCGGCGCCGATCTGCAAACCTATGTGCGCCGCCCGCGCGCCGCAGAACTGGCGCGGCTGATGCCCGAGAAGCTTCCGCCGGACACGTCGCGCTTCCTGCTGTGCCCGATGCCGGGCCTTGTGGTGCGCATCAACGTCGGCCCTGGCGACGAGGTGCAGGAAGGCCAGGCCCTGGCAACCGTCGAGGCAATGAAGATGGAAAACATCCTGCGTGCCGAGCGCAAGGCGGTGGTGAAATCGGTCAATGCCCAGCCCGGCGACAGCCTCAAGGTTGATGACGTCATCATCGAATTTGAATGA